In Paenibacillus sp. JQZ6Y-1, a genomic segment contains:
- a CDS encoding ABC transporter substrate-binding protein, with translation MFKKTWMSGILALSLAGVGLAGCGTTIDGPGGSTSSSSGSSDGKPKLVISTWGFSEDFLQQSVFEPFEKEHNVDIVLETGNNAERLNKIRQGSSNVDLIYLSDYYAQQGIDEGLFDTIDRSKIPNINNIYDIAKAPNGDQYGPAYTVAQLGIAYNPDMVSGEVKSWSDLWKPEFKGNLTMPAITATAGPMMVDAASRTAGDKQFNEDAAFTQLTKLNDSVVKYYSQTSEYVNMIGQGEIAGGPIMEMYFKDIQAAVPNAKFVSPEDGGYAVINTVNIVKGSANKELAEEFIDWQLGKDVQEASAKAKVDSPVNTQVVLTDEEAQGLTYGADVIESLRKLDMKFVNDNMPTWTDRWNREIGG, from the coding sequence ATGTTCAAAAAGACGTGGATGAGTGGAATACTAGCGCTGTCGCTGGCTGGAGTAGGATTGGCTGGTTGCGGCACGACGATTGACGGACCCGGAGGCAGCACAAGCAGCAGCTCTGGCAGCAGTGACGGCAAGCCGAAGCTGGTGATCTCGACATGGGGCTTCTCCGAGGATTTTCTGCAACAATCGGTATTTGAACCGTTTGAAAAGGAGCATAACGTCGACATTGTGCTGGAGACAGGCAATAACGCCGAGCGTCTGAACAAGATTCGTCAAGGCAGCTCCAACGTCGATCTGATCTACCTGTCTGATTATTACGCACAGCAGGGCATCGACGAAGGTCTGTTTGACACCATCGATCGCAGCAAAATTCCGAACATCAACAACATTTATGACATTGCCAAAGCGCCAAATGGTGACCAGTACGGTCCTGCCTATACCGTCGCGCAACTCGGGATCGCTTATAACCCAGATATGGTCAGCGGCGAAGTGAAATCATGGTCCGATCTGTGGAAACCGGAATTCAAAGGCAATCTGACCATGCCAGCTATTACCGCCACTGCTGGTCCGATGATGGTGGATGCCGCTTCCCGTACTGCAGGCGACAAGCAATTTAACGAGGACGCTGCATTTACCCAACTGACCAAGCTGAATGACAGTGTAGTCAAATACTACAGTCAGACCTCCGAATACGTGAATATGATCGGTCAAGGCGAGATCGCTGGTGGACCGATTATGGAAATGTACTTTAAAGATATTCAAGCAGCCGTACCAAACGCCAAATTCGTCTCACCAGAAGATGGCGGGTATGCAGTCATCAACACCGTGAACATCGTCAAAGGCAGTGCCAACAAAGAACTGGCAGAAGAATTCATCGACTGGCAGCTGGGCAAGGATGTACAGGAAGCCTCCGCCAAAGCAAAGGTCGATTCCCCAGTCAATACGCAAGTGGTACTGACCGACGAGGAAGCACAGGGACTGACATATGGTGCTGACGTGATCGAAAGCCTACGCAAGCTCGATATGAAATTCGTCAACGACAATATGCCAACATGGACCGACCGTTGGAACCGTGAAATCGGCGGCTGA
- a CDS encoding nucleoside hydrolase — protein sequence MSQTKSVYFNHDAGVDDLVSLFMLLQMDNVQLTGVSVIPADGYLEPGADASRKIIDRFGTYAPETAKSNSRGKNPFPPAWRMHTFYVDALPILNESGKMEAPLSELPAHRHMIQQLLQTEGKTTLLFTGPLTDLARALDEAPEIEEKIEKLVWMGGGFERGNVDEPEHDGTAEWNVFWDPEAAHRVWQSGIEIDLVALESTIKVPLDLKIRKRWSSERRYEGVDFLGNCYACCPPLVHMENNSTYYFWDVLTTLSIGKPELVSKKTIDCVVIPDGPSQGRTVEQADGRPVNLVYDTDPEAFADYMIELAKKSAPARY from the coding sequence ATGTCACAGACCAAATCCGTATATTTTAACCATGATGCCGGTGTCGATGACCTGGTATCCCTGTTTATGCTGCTGCAAATGGACAATGTGCAATTGACCGGTGTATCGGTTATTCCAGCCGACGGTTACTTAGAGCCGGGCGCCGATGCCAGCCGCAAAATCATTGACCGTTTCGGTACGTATGCGCCTGAAACTGCCAAATCCAATTCGCGCGGTAAAAACCCATTTCCACCGGCATGGCGTATGCACACCTTTTACGTGGATGCGCTGCCGATCCTGAATGAATCCGGCAAAATGGAAGCGCCATTGTCGGAACTTCCAGCACATCGTCATATGATCCAACAACTGCTGCAAACCGAAGGCAAAACGACGCTGCTGTTCACTGGTCCGCTGACGGATCTAGCGCGCGCGCTAGACGAAGCACCAGAGATCGAGGAGAAGATCGAGAAGCTGGTTTGGATGGGCGGCGGCTTTGAACGTGGGAATGTCGATGAGCCAGAGCATGACGGTACTGCTGAATGGAATGTATTCTGGGACCCAGAAGCTGCGCATCGCGTATGGCAAAGCGGCATCGAGATTGATCTGGTTGCACTGGAAAGCACAATCAAAGTTCCACTGGATCTGAAGATCCGCAAACGCTGGTCGTCGGAGCGTCGGTACGAGGGTGTAGATTTCCTCGGTAACTGTTACGCTTGTTGTCCGCCGCTTGTGCATATGGAGAACAACTCCACATATTATTTCTGGGATGTGCTGACGACGCTATCGATTGGCAAGCCAGAGCTGGTTAGCAAAAAAACGATCGACTGCGTCGTTATCCCTGATGGTCCATCACAAGGCAGAACGGTGGAGCAGGCAGATGGTCGTCCAGTCAATCTGGTATACGATACTGATCCAGAAGCATTTGCCGACTATATGATCGAATTGGCAAAAAAATCTGCACCAGCGCGTTACTGA
- a CDS encoding phosphotransferase enzyme family protein has protein sequence MERAIIPLFQPAILHEAAKRFGMNIEKLHNLHGFQNFVFESFGQNKPLILRIAHQSHRSAEMVEGELEWVNYLYEHGVPCAKPVASLAGRFVECIEMSDSYFVACAFEKLEGHIPPSYENNPVLYQELGEITGKIHALSKSYRPSSPTHRRYEWHDNHYLRRVKNYVPIELEIVHKRFEQLLQDLQSLPKNKNTYGLIHGDISLGNFLVKQGSVSIIDFDECEYGWYMSDIAIALFYATPLPSWRGETKRLEVARHFYEHFMEGYSRENHLEAYQLKYLPVLLKLREMVLFSAIYRSLHPDLMDDWTKDYIRFAKENIEQSRPYLSL, from the coding sequence ATGGAAAGAGCTATTATCCCATTGTTTCAGCCAGCAATCTTACACGAAGCAGCAAAACGCTTCGGAATGAATATAGAGAAACTACACAATCTTCACGGTTTTCAAAACTTTGTGTTTGAATCGTTTGGACAGAACAAACCACTTATTTTGCGCATCGCGCATCAATCTCATCGCTCTGCTGAGATGGTGGAAGGAGAATTAGAGTGGGTGAACTATCTTTATGAACATGGAGTACCTTGTGCGAAACCAGTAGCTTCATTAGCTGGTAGATTTGTAGAATGTATTGAAATGAGTGATTCTTATTTTGTTGCATGTGCTTTTGAAAAGCTAGAGGGGCATATTCCTCCTTCATACGAAAACAATCCTGTTCTATACCAAGAATTAGGGGAAATAACTGGTAAAATTCATGCGTTATCGAAAAGCTATCGACCTTCATCACCAACACATAGACGGTATGAGTGGCATGATAATCATTATCTTCGTAGAGTGAAAAACTATGTTCCTATCGAATTGGAAATCGTTCACAAAAGATTTGAACAGCTTTTACAAGATCTACAGTCTTTACCCAAAAATAAAAATACATATGGACTGATCCATGGTGATATAAGTCTTGGGAATTTTCTTGTGAAGCAAGGAAGTGTATCCATAATCGACTTTGATGAGTGCGAATACGGTTGGTATATGAGTGACATAGCGATTGCACTTTTTTATGCGACTCCATTACCTAGTTGGAGAGGAGAAACAAAGCGTTTAGAAGTAGCGCGTCATTTCTACGAACATTTCATGGAGGGCTATAGCAGGGAGAATCATTTAGAAGCATATCAATTGAAATATCTACCGGTATTACTCAAATTACGCGAGATGGTGCTATTCTCTGCTATCTATCGTAGTTTGCATCCAGATTTGATGGACGATTGGACAAAAGATTACATTCGTTTTGCCAAAGAGAATATCGAGCAAAGCCGTCCTTATCTTTCTTTATAA
- a CDS encoding ABC transporter permease: MKERHYGLAIFSTLVFVFLLGPLVIISVTSFGPGTVLKFPPDGFSLKWYQNIWHVSMFPKTFVTSIIISLLGNLLALVLGIPAAYALSRYRFKGRDLLNAIFLSPVLIPGIVLGFTMLKYVLVMYHLPIYTGLLVGHTVIMMPFIIRVVGSSLSSFDFAIEEAAISLGAGRIETFFKVVLPNIRSGIMAAVLIAFLESFNNVDISVFMTGPGISTLPIQMLTYVQNYFDPTIAAISVVLMLLTVLLMFGIERLMGGLSYFTKR, from the coding sequence ATGAAAGAACGACATTACGGACTGGCGATTTTCAGCACGCTTGTGTTTGTGTTTCTGCTAGGACCGCTCGTTATTATCTCGGTAACCTCATTTGGTCCGGGTACGGTACTCAAGTTTCCGCCAGACGGCTTCTCGCTGAAATGGTATCAAAATATCTGGCACGTCAGCATGTTCCCAAAAACATTCGTCACCTCGATCATTATCTCGCTGCTCGGCAATCTGCTGGCACTCGTGCTTGGTATTCCAGCGGCATATGCACTCAGCCGCTATCGGTTCAAGGGACGCGATCTACTGAATGCGATCTTCCTCTCGCCAGTGCTGATTCCCGGTATCGTGCTTGGCTTTACCATGCTCAAATATGTGCTGGTGATGTATCATCTGCCGATTTATACCGGTCTGCTAGTCGGGCATACGGTCATCATGATGCCGTTTATTATTCGGGTGGTCGGTTCCAGTCTGTCGAGCTTTGACTTTGCCATTGAAGAGGCGGCGATCAGCCTCGGCGCAGGTCGGATCGAAACCTTTTTCAAGGTGGTACTGCCGAATATTCGCTCCGGCATTATGGCGGCGGTCTTGATCGCTTTCTTGGAATCGTTCAACAATGTGGACATTTCGGTCTTTATGACAGGTCCGGGAATCAGTACATTGCCGATCCAGATGCTGACCTATGTACAAAATTACTTTGACCCGACGATTGCAGCCATCTCGGTTGTATTGATGCTGCTGACTGTACTGCTCATGTTCGGAATTGAACGACTGATGGGCGGGCTGTCCTACTTTACCAAACGCTGA
- a CDS encoding DUF2294 domain-containing protein, giving the protein MNPLPLDHNESKKRMAQLYNEVSKELFGYGTTLLRVTVEDGLITFQARHRRSPRSAALEGEDLALKQEVDFRLSMVYKRKFREKLEQDMQLNIEAILRDYDAPTQWAFTNVILVKQPQA; this is encoded by the coding sequence ATGAATCCTCTCCCTCTGGACCATAATGAGTCCAAGAAACGGATGGCACAGCTGTATAACGAAGTATCCAAGGAGCTATTCGGTTACGGAACGACGCTGCTGCGTGTGACCGTGGAGGATGGACTGATTACCTTTCAAGCACGACACCGACGCTCACCGCGCTCGGCAGCGCTGGAAGGGGAAGACCTTGCGCTCAAGCAGGAAGTGGATTTTCGCTTATCAATGGTATACAAGCGCAAATTCCGCGAAAAGCTAGAGCAGGACATGCAATTGAATATTGAAGCGATTTTGCGTGACTATGACGCGCCGACCCAGTGGGCATTTACGAATGTGATTCTGGTGAAGCAGCCTCAGGCGTAA
- a CDS encoding ABC transporter permease: MTKSRHIYWLLLPGLLFLTVFMLVPIILTIGSTFVQEGRPTLDGYLHFFKDAYFNKILLTTLKVSLLTTLICIVLGYPVAFYISRLGKRPKAILLALSIFPLLTSPVVRSFSWMIILGRNGLVNQFLTGIGIVDKPLEILYTPSAMIIGMVHLFLPLIIITLVGVMENVDYELIRAAESLGASRLTALRKILFPLTIPGLIIGSVLVFVGSLTAYTTPALLGGKERVISTFLYQNAMTLNDWYLASVIATIMIVITLIIVALMNKAAVKLNPKG; the protein is encoded by the coding sequence ATGACCAAATCAAGGCACATCTACTGGCTGCTCCTGCCCGGTCTGCTATTCTTGACCGTCTTCATGCTGGTGCCGATCATTCTGACGATCGGGTCCACCTTTGTACAGGAAGGCAGACCGACGCTGGACGGCTATCTGCATTTTTTCAAAGACGCGTACTTCAACAAAATTCTGCTGACCACACTCAAAGTCAGCCTGCTTACCACGTTAATCTGCATCGTGCTTGGCTATCCAGTCGCCTTTTACATATCCCGGCTGGGCAAACGTCCGAAGGCAATTTTGCTGGCACTGTCGATTTTCCCATTGCTGACCAGCCCGGTTGTGCGCTCGTTCAGCTGGATGATCATACTCGGTCGTAACGGACTGGTGAACCAGTTTCTGACCGGCATCGGTATCGTCGATAAGCCACTAGAGATTCTGTACACGCCGTCAGCGATGATTATCGGTATGGTACATCTGTTCCTGCCGCTCATCATCATCACGCTAGTCGGTGTGATGGAGAATGTTGACTATGAACTGATCCGCGCCGCGGAAAGCTTGGGTGCATCCCGCTTGACCGCATTGCGCAAAATTCTGTTCCCGCTCACCATTCCGGGGCTGATCATCGGCAGTGTGCTTGTATTCGTCGGCAGTCTGACTGCGTATACAACGCCTGCGCTGCTCGGCGGCAAGGAGCGGGTCATTTCGACCTTTCTGTATCAAAATGCGATGACCTTAAACGACTGGTATCTGGCGTCCGTCATCGCTACTATCATGATTGTTATTACACTGATCATTGTTGCCCTGATGAACAAGGCAGCCGTGAAATTGAATCCGAAGGGGTGA
- a CDS encoding YitT family protein, whose protein sequence is MPRKHRKMSLTQLLAKFIFITTGAVLMAVALEIFLIPNSVIDGGITGISIILSELSTVQLGIFIFIINVPFLIIGYKQIGKTFAVSTLYGIAVMSSMTAYLHHVPALTDDKMLASMFGGVILGFGIGLVIRFGGSLDGTEIVAILLSKKFHMPVGQIVMIINIFIFTAAGFVFGWDSAMFSIFTYYIAAKVMDIVVEGLEESKSVTIISQEYNEISQAIMDRLGRSTTFMYARGGYSGEDTQMIYCVVSRLELAKLRNIVHDVDPTAFLAVEHVSEVIGGNFEKKSIH, encoded by the coding sequence ATGCCAAGAAAACACCGTAAAATGTCGTTGACCCAATTGCTAGCCAAGTTTATCTTTATCACGACCGGCGCCGTTCTGATGGCGGTAGCACTCGAAATTTTCCTGATCCCTAACAGCGTGATCGATGGCGGTATTACCGGTATCTCGATTATCCTGTCCGAGCTTAGTACAGTCCAGCTCGGTATCTTCATCTTCATTATCAACGTGCCGTTTCTGATTATCGGGTATAAACAGATCGGTAAAACGTTCGCTGTATCTACCCTATACGGTATCGCCGTCATGTCGTCGATGACCGCTTATCTGCACCATGTACCGGCACTCACCGATGACAAAATGCTCGCCAGTATGTTTGGCGGCGTCATTCTCGGCTTCGGGATTGGTCTTGTTATTCGCTTCGGCGGTTCCTTGGATGGAACCGAGATTGTAGCGATTCTGCTCTCCAAAAAGTTCCACATGCCGGTCGGTCAGATCGTCATGATTATCAATATCTTCATCTTTACCGCGGCAGGCTTTGTATTCGGCTGGGATTCCGCAATGTTCTCCATCTTCACCTACTATATCGCGGCAAAAGTCATGGATATTGTGGTAGAGGGTCTGGAAGAATCCAAATCGGTTACGATCATCTCGCAGGAATACAATGAGATTTCGCAGGCGATCATGGACCGTCTCGGTCGCAGCACCACATTCATGTATGCTAGAGGCGGATATTCCGGCGAAGATACGCAAATGATCTACTGCGTGGTCAGCCGTTTGGAGCTTGCCAAACTGCGCAATATTGTGCACGATGTCGATCCTACTGCCTTCCTTGCTGTTGAGCATGTGAGCGAGGTTATCGGCGGCAATTTCGAGAAGAAAAGCATTCACTGA
- a CDS encoding diacylglycerol/lipid kinase family protein, which produces MYEKGLFIYNGNAGSVDEGQLGMVLGILSPELPELNVRRTSKPGEAKQICRDLGEQYDVVYIFGGDGTVHECINGLADLEHPPVIGVLPGGTCNDFSRALLMPQQLQRAAEALILRHTRTLDIGTANGHYFTNFYGVGLISETSQNINTDMKGAFGKLSYFLSTLQTVRTAQQFHFQLEYDEGELSGEAVMIYAANGRYLGTNPLPFHDESLQDGLLDVLVIREAGLPLLRELLSRKVPGEWTPQNDNIQYIRTSRLHLITDKPMAADTDGEIYLETPGKLGVLPGKLTFLVGEPGDVGA; this is translated from the coding sequence ATGTACGAGAAAGGGCTTTTTATTTATAACGGCAATGCTGGTTCGGTTGATGAGGGACAGCTGGGTATGGTGCTTGGTATTCTATCGCCTGAGCTGCCAGAGCTGAATGTACGGCGTACCTCTAAGCCGGGTGAAGCGAAGCAGATCTGTCGCGATTTGGGTGAGCAATATGATGTAGTGTATATTTTTGGCGGTGACGGTACAGTGCATGAGTGCATTAACGGTCTAGCCGATTTGGAGCATCCACCGGTGATCGGCGTACTGCCGGGTGGTACATGCAACGACTTTTCTCGCGCGCTGCTGATGCCGCAGCAGTTGCAGCGCGCGGCGGAGGCGTTGATCCTGCGCCATACACGAACACTGGATATTGGTACGGCGAACGGTCATTATTTTACGAATTTCTATGGGGTCGGGCTGATCTCGGAAACGTCGCAAAATATCAATACCGATATGAAGGGTGCATTTGGCAAGCTGAGTTATTTTCTGAGTACGCTGCAAACGGTGCGGACCGCGCAGCAATTTCATTTCCAGCTGGAGTATGACGAAGGAGAACTGTCCGGCGAAGCGGTGATGATCTATGCGGCAAATGGACGTTATCTCGGTACCAATCCATTGCCATTTCATGATGAGTCGTTACAGGATGGGCTGCTTGATGTGCTCGTGATCCGCGAAGCAGGATTGCCGCTGCTGCGCGAGCTGCTTAGCCGCAAGGTACCGGGAGAATGGACACCGCAAAATGACAATATTCAATATATCCGCACTTCGCGCCTGCATCTGATCACCGACAAGCCGATGGCAGCGGACACGGATGGAGAGATTTATTTGGAAACACCGGGCAAGCTGGGTGTGTTGCCGGGCAAGCTAACTTTTCTCGTCGGTGAACCGGGAGATGTCGGTGCATAA
- a CDS encoding ABC transporter ATP-binding protein: MALLSLEQVSVAYDNHLILEHFDLELAEGKLLSLLGPSGCGKTTTLRLIAGFLEAKDGKFLFNGRDYTRLPVSKRNFGFVFQNYALFPHLSVYDNVAFGLRLRKLKEADVKAKALRMLEIVNLNGFEKRFPQELSGGQRQRVAIARALVIEPDLLLFDEPLSNLDANLRVTMRVEIRRLQQELGMTAVYVSHDQEECFSISDSVAIMNAGRIEQLGAPSDIYQYPKTEYVARFIGFNNFLVFSGTRQGLQGLEWTAGEYGFAATLQPGQSTADQYKGAIRPDDLQLTTAEQASLTATNNTLPGVIKVSTYLGRSYQYEVETPLGMFTVNQEMDAPLAPGMQVGVHFPADKIVMVNL; the protein is encoded by the coding sequence ATGGCATTACTCAGCTTGGAACAGGTATCGGTGGCGTATGACAACCACCTGATCCTTGAACATTTTGATCTGGAACTGGCAGAGGGCAAGCTGCTGTCCCTGCTCGGTCCGAGCGGCTGCGGCAAAACGACAACCCTGCGTCTCATCGCTGGATTTCTGGAAGCGAAGGATGGCAAGTTTTTGTTCAACGGACGCGATTATACTAGGTTGCCGGTGAGTAAACGGAATTTTGGCTTTGTTTTTCAAAACTATGCGCTGTTCCCACATCTGTCGGTGTACGATAACGTTGCCTTTGGTCTGCGACTGCGCAAGCTGAAGGAAGCAGACGTGAAAGCCAAAGCGCTACGCATGCTGGAAATCGTCAATCTGAACGGATTTGAGAAACGGTTTCCACAGGAGCTGTCTGGTGGGCAACGTCAACGGGTAGCGATTGCGCGGGCGTTGGTAATTGAGCCGGATCTGCTGCTGTTCGACGAGCCGCTTAGCAATCTGGATGCGAATCTGCGTGTCACGATGCGGGTGGAGATTCGCCGCTTGCAGCAGGAGCTGGGCATGACCGCGGTGTACGTATCACATGATCAGGAAGAATGCTTCTCCATTTCCGACAGTGTAGCAATTATGAATGCAGGTCGGATTGAGCAGCTAGGCGCTCCGTCGGACATTTACCAGTATCCGAAAACGGAATACGTGGCTCGGTTTATCGGGTTTAATAATTTTCTCGTATTCAGCGGTACACGTCAGGGTTTACAAGGATTGGAGTGGACAGCGGGCGAATATGGCTTTGCCGCTACCCTACAGCCCGGACAATCGACAGCAGATCAGTACAAAGGTGCGATTCGTCCTGACGATCTGCAACTGACTACAGCAGAACAGGCATCGCTGACAGCAACGAATAATACGCTACCGGGTGTAATCAAAGTCAGTACCTATCTGGGGCGCAGCTACCAGTACGAGGTGGAGACACCGCTCGGTATGTTCACTGTGAATCAGGAGATGGATGCGCCGCTGGCACCGGGGATGCAGGTTGGGGTTCATTTTCCGGCAGACAAGATCGTGATGGTGA
- a CDS encoding nucleoside hydrolase: MNTQSSKRTVIMDVDTGIDDALGIMLAVGSGDCDILGITTVNGNVSLEQATNNTLKITQLIQHNEIPIYRGANAPLVRKPTFEHAVHGNDGIGGALRDMDVQRGTEAQPAHEFIIEQVMKHPGEITLIMTAPLTNLARALLCQPDLPQYVREVVIMGGAVNEYGNITPTAEYNIYVDPEAAKQVFAAGFQNIVLVPLDVTRRVLLDRNHLAALARTAKPDIAAYVRQSTSDYMQRYEQRNGVQACAMHDPLAVAAALKPDLLGTTAYHVDVETNSDLCDGQTVCDFQNRLGKQPNIQVALTVDHIEFFHYFLSALSRL; encoded by the coding sequence ATGAATACGCAAAGCAGCAAACGTACCGTCATCATGGATGTGGATACTGGAATTGACGACGCACTTGGTATCATGCTTGCCGTCGGTAGTGGCGACTGCGACATCCTCGGCATTACGACTGTGAATGGCAATGTCTCACTGGAACAGGCAACGAACAATACGTTGAAAATCACGCAGCTGATCCAGCATAACGAGATTCCCATCTATCGCGGTGCCAACGCACCGCTGGTGCGCAAGCCAACATTTGAACATGCCGTGCATGGCAATGATGGAATCGGCGGCGCACTGCGAGACATGGATGTGCAGCGAGGAACCGAGGCACAGCCTGCGCATGAGTTTATTATTGAGCAGGTGATGAAACATCCCGGCGAAATCACTCTGATCATGACCGCACCGCTGACCAACTTAGCACGCGCTCTGCTGTGTCAGCCCGACCTGCCACAATATGTGCGCGAGGTGGTCATCATGGGCGGCGCAGTCAACGAATACGGCAACATCACACCAACTGCCGAATACAACATCTACGTCGATCCCGAAGCCGCCAAACAAGTTTTCGCCGCCGGATTCCAGAATATTGTACTTGTTCCGCTCGACGTCACTCGGCGTGTACTGCTCGACCGCAACCATCTGGCTGCTCTCGCACGCACCGCCAAACCGGATATCGCTGCCTACGTCCGCCAAAGCACATCCGACTATATGCAGCGCTACGAACAACGCAACGGCGTACAAGCCTGCGCCATGCACGACCCACTAGCCGTAGCCGCCGCCCTAAAACCCGACCTGCTAGGCACAACCGCCTACCACGTCGACGTCGAAACCAATAGCGACCTCTGCGACGGTCAAACCGTCTGCGATTTCCAAAACCGCTTGGGCAAACAACCCAACATTCAAGTCGCCCTAACCGTAGACCATATCGAATTCTTCCACTACTTCCTAAGCGCTCTAAGCAGGTTGTAG